The Geobacillus stearothermophilus ATCC 12980 genome contains a region encoding:
- a CDS encoding YuzL family protein, giving the protein MARLKKNPSERGVSAASVKGNAGPTVEADGGGKRTSQNQQYKKHNMQGD; this is encoded by the coding sequence ATGGCCCGGCTGAAAAAAAATCCGTCTGAACGCGGCGTCAGCGCGGCGAGCGTGAAAGGAAACGCCGGCCCGACGGTCGAAGCCGACGGCGGCGGCAAGCGGACGAGCCAAAATCAGCAGTACAAAAAGCACAACATGCAAGGGGACTGA